AGTGTGGCTGAGAGAGTGAGTGTCAGGAATGTGTGTGGCCCTTGGTGCACCTTTCAAAGGACACAGCAGCGCGGTCCGATGAGCGCAGCATGTGGAGGTGTTTCTCACTAGGGATTTTTCCAGAGCAAATTCCTGAGACAGCTGCTGCTGATATTCTGGGCTGAGTTGAAAATAGGCAGTTCCCTGTCTTCTGCCGTTCATATTCAGCACTTACTACTGTTTGTTATCCCTTGATTAAAAATGTTTAACTTGGAATCTCACGTTGCAGtctggcagaggctctgtgcTCGACATGGAAAACCTCTTTCCATGCTGCCTCTGTTAGCAAAGGTCTTGGGTTTTACacttcttgaattgaagagcatCAGGGCAAGTGGGAAGAGTTCTCTCTTGGTGTTAAGATAAATCCTCAGCTGGGTGTAGCCACTTCGTTTCTCTTTGTCTGTTCTACTCTGTGTCTTCCCCGAGGGCTGTGAGCAGTGTGGGGCCTCCGCTGCCCTGGTGGGTGGAGGTTTTGCCTTGCTTCACTCCTCTTTTGGCCTTGTTTCAAGGCACAGCCCAGCATTAGAGAGGACTGAAACTGACGAAGACGTAGCATTGGGAGAGCAGAGTCCTCGAAGGTGACTTTGTCTTCTGCATGAAGGCTGGGAGCTCGTTCTTGGTGCTGCCACAGACAGAAGCATGAGCACAGTCGCTTCGAAATTCACCATAGCCTGCCAGGAGGGGCTTGCAAACAGCTGGGGCGCAGCCCCTGGCCCGAAGCTCTGCTGGAAACagtcctgtctgctgctgctagaATACCTGTCCAGTTGTTGAGAAGAGCTCAGGGATCTCCACAGCAAGTAAAGAGTTGGGAGCCAAACCAAAGAGGAGTTTTGGGTTGTGTCAGACCTTGCAGTCCTTTCTGCATTTATGGCTCACTTCTGAGAGCTCGGACTGCAGGGAAAATCTGTTCCATCCACACTTGGACTCTGCCAGTGGGGTCTGCAACTACCCAGCTCTTGAGCTTCTTGATGCAAATTGCTCATTCTGTGCTAGTTCAACTGGTACACTCTGTGTGAGCTGGGATGCTGCCAGATGGGTCTGTAGGGAAGCCTTCCAAAGCCACCGGAAGTGTTGTGACCCAAACATGGCTCAAATAAacccactgcagcagccagtctgagtgggcacagcagcaggtagCCAGACTGTTCAGCTGTGGTCTGGCTTTCTGTAGAACAGCTCTTGTGTGGCCTGAGAAAAACTTTAACCAAGTGGTAAATATTTCCTGTCTTTGTCAAGCTTTGCTCCTGATTACAAGGTACAAGCTAGGAAAAAGAGTGTGAATGTCACAGCTCAGAACTGCCATTGCAGGTATCTCACAAAGAGAAAGCATCTAGAGGCTGTGCACTGAAGAGAATCAATCTCTGAAGCACAttgctccagctcctgacagagcagggcacTTGTGGGGGAAGAAGAATCCTGCTGCTTGAATGTGTTGTACCTCCTGCAGCGGGGCCTGGCAGAAGTGTTACTGCCTGCATTAGCAGTCAGACCCCTGCTGCAAAGCTGCCTTCtgcccagccttcctgggccttgctgcctctgagcACCATGATGGGAtgggaagggctgggctgggctgcctggAATGCTAAGAAATGCATTTTAGAGTAGAAAGGGTAATTGCAAAACAGAAGTGCCCCAGAACATAACCAAACACAAAGATAGGTTATGGCcagtgggtgctgggtgcttcAGTGCTCGTGTCCCTCCTGGCTCCTCAGGGCACCATCAGTGTTGGAATTGATGCCACTGACCTCTTCGATCGCTATGACGAGGAGTACGAAGATGTGCCCGGGAGTGGCTTTCCCCAGATCGAGATAAACAAGATGCACATCTCCCAGTCCATCGAGGTGAGGAGCAGACACTTCTGGGGGGTGGCTAGGGCCCGGGCCatggaggtgaggagcagaCACTACTGGGGTGTGGGTAGGGCCTGGACCATGGAGGTGAGGaacaggcactgctggggggTGGGTATGGCCTGGGTCAGAGCAACAGAATGCAGACCCTGCCCAGGGTTTGTGCAGGGAtgtggctgccagcagggctgtgtgttgAGCACAGAGCCTGCAttctctgggctgctctgtgggctgcagtgctgcctttcTGTTGGTAGAGAGGGTccatctctgcctgcacagaGAGCATTCCATGTGTGAAAATGAACGGTGGgataaggaaaaggaggaggcaaGGTTTCTCTCTTCAGGAGGGCTGAAGATGTTTTGTCTGCTAGTGAGCTTAGAAGGATTTGGAGCTCAGGGTCAGGACTCAAAATTTCAAGCAAGTGTGGCCATGTCTGGCTCAAATAGCTGAGCTTAGTGGGAGACACCTGGAATGTTACCTGTCTTTGGCCTTGCACCCTGTGGTTCGGACCGTGTCCTTGCAGgacagacactggaacagagcaATTGGTCACAGTCCATCTCTTTTCCAGGCACCTCTGACTGCCACAGACACAGCAATACTGTCTGGTAACCTTTCCACCCAGAATGGGAATGGAGGTGGCTCAATCAACATCGCTCTGAGACGAGTGACATCTGCCAAGGGATGGGGAGAGGTAAGAGGACAATACCCAGCCTGTTCTGGGCTGCCTGGCTTAGCTGCCCACTGTGTATTCTCTGTAGGGAACTTTAGCCTTGTTTCACCTCTCATTTGCTACATTCTGTGGAAGGTGGAGGTGTTTTCTTCTAACAATTTGGCATTGTGCATTTGAACAGCTGGAGTTTGGAGCAGGAGACCTGCAGGGACCTCTCTTCGGCCTGAAGATATTCCGTAACCTTACACCACGCTGGTAAATAGCAGCCAAGTGATCCAATGTTAACATCCCACACCATGTGCCATGTCCTTAGCTCTGTGCTTGATCTTGTCATGGACTTGTGATACTCGTGGTGTGATCTCACCACCAGAGCAACAGGAGTGTGCTGTAGGGAGCTCTTCTGGGGCTTCCATGTGTAAGGCAGAGCTTGCAGCAGCCATGGAGGAGATGTGATGTCATGGCTGGGGGCAATAATGCCAAATTTGCTGCTAGTGTGCTGTTTCCAGGCGAGGAGAGGCCTCAAGTTGTAAAGGAAAGTGCAAAGTCAGGGCTGTGATTGAAGCCATTTGTTGGTGCCAGTACAGACATCCTTGGGTTTGTCTTTTCATTCAGGGAGTGAGCTCAGAGCTTGTGCTGGGATATTCTTGAGTCCCTTAGTGATGCTTGAGGCTTAGCAAACAGCAGGCCTGCTCTCTTCCAACAGCCAAGCCTGCTGCCTCCCTACTAGGGCAGGACTAGGTctgccaggggcaggaaggttaaaagctgcagtgctgtggtgcaGCCCCACAAACCAGGGCATGAGCCTGCCCTTCTGGGCCACGCTGGGGTCAGCACAGCCTTGTTGAGTTTGGAGCTTTTCCTGGAGCCCTGCGGTGCTCTTGCAGGTTagtccctgccccctcagccagGCTCCTGGGATGGGCAGGCTGAGGCCACCTGGTAGCCCATGCTGTGCCCTGACTAGGCTTTCCTTTACCATCCTAGCTTCATCACTACCAACTGTGCCCTGCAGTTCTCGTCCCGCGGGGTGCGCCCAGGCCTGACCACGGTCCTGGCCCGCAACCTGGACAAGAACACCATGGGGTACCTGCAGTGGCGCTGGGGCATCCAGTCGGCCATGAACACCAGCATCGTGCGCGACACCAAGAGCAGCCACTTCACCGTGGCCTTGCAGGTgagggtcctgctgcagagcagcaatgcCTCGGCTGTTGCAGCCCAGCAGCGCTCCAGCCTGGGCCTCGAGGCCGAGGCAGCGGTTGCTGCTGCCTTGGATGAGCATGGGGCAGAGgtgcctgctgcctttggcAGAGCACAGGGCTTGGTAGCCAGCCTTGGCAGCGCTCAGGTGGACCAGCTCAGACAATGCTCAAGGCACACACCACAGACTGCAGAGGTGGCTGGCAGTGGATGAGCAAGTGGCAGGCATGGTTATGCTTTCTGTGCCACATAGAGGATAAGAAAGGAAGCTTGGGGGGACATTCAGAGGTGGTCAAGGGTCTGTTTTCATTCATCTGTGCCTCTTGTCTTCCAGCTGGGAATCCCCCACTCTTTTGTGATGGTCAGTTACCAACACAAGTTTCAGGATGAGGATCAAACACGAGTGAAAGGTTCTCTCAAGTAAGTATGCAAGAGGAAGCTCCTGCTGTTGCAGAACTCCAGCTTCCACACACATCAGACGCTTCCATGGGAATCTGCTTTGCGTTCCTTACGGATGTCCTGGAGGCTCAGCTCTGTCTGCCTCTCAAACAGCTGGAACTTACAACTCTTGTGTGTGACAGGAAGACAGCAGTTCTTGGAGTCCATTGGGTGCTTTTCAAGCTGAGAAGGCCAAGCTAACTTTGTAGAGATGCAGTGAGCAGTCCAGTCAccccctgctgcacacagatgtATTCCAGGGCTTACCAGGTTTTGCTTCTGTCGTTGCAGGGCAGGTTTCTTTGGGACCATAGTGGAATatggagcagagaggaagattTCCAGACACAGCATTTTAGGAGCCACCGTCAGTgttggtgttccccaaggagtGTCTTTGAAAATCAAGTCAGTTCAAGATTCCAGCCCATAACCTGCATCAGTCTCTTTCCAGTGCTCAGGTGGGAAGGTCCCAGTCCTAGGGCAGTACAGGTGCATTGATGTGTCAccaggaagggctgcagctgtCCTCACCTCTGGTACAAGTGGTGCACATGGAAGCAGCGTGTGCCTTCTGCTGTGCCACTCTAAGCCTGAGACACTTCTGTCAGGACCTCTGTGTGTGCATCACAGTGTCCTGGTCACAGCAAGACCTGGGCCTCACAGTAGGCAGGTGGAAGGCCTCCAAAGGCAGCATGATCAGAGCTGGGTTTGACTGCAGCCCGTTTCTGTGGCACTGCACATGAGGATACACACCTGTGACCCATGGGGGTGGTTGTACTGTTAAAAAGGTGCAGCTCACAGAGAGGGCAGAACTCTGCAGAGGTTCATGTTCTGCAGCGCATCTGTAACTGGTGCCAGCCCAGGGCTTGCAGAAACTGCCACGGAGAAGATCTCTGTCCCAGGGGAGGTCCTGTCTTCTAAAGGAAATATTACTACAAGCATCAGGAAAATTGTGCTGTGCCACTTCCCTGCAGGCACACGCTGGGGTGGTGAGCACACACCTTCTGTACAGCACTTGCACTTCTCCTTGTGATGATGTTGGTGCCCTTCCCTGGTGAAACTGATGGCCAAGTAAACCCTCCCAACATTAAAAACTGCACCTTGGAATGATCAGTGCCATCCTGAGTGGTCTGCTGCatggcaggctgcctggggtgctgTCAGCTGTCTCACTTTGTGGTGGTTTGCTTTGTTGGATTCTCCCCTGTTTGAGCTCCCCTCTGCTTGGGTTCCACAGGTGCTCAGCAGTGCACACTGCTCGAAGGGCACAGCTTTGTGCTTCCTCTTATCTGCCACTCTCTCCtttactccaggctgaacagggctAGCCAGACCTACTTCTTCCCTGTGCACCTAACAGATCAGCTGCTTCCCAGTGCTGTGTTCTATGCCACTGTGGGCCCTCTGGTTGTCTACTTCGCCATGCACAGGCTGATCATCAAACCCTACCTCAGGGCACAAAAGGAAAGGTGAGTTCCAGGACTGTTTTGAGATCAGAGCTGGCAAGTCCCACTCAGGTGCTctgggagcctgctgcagaggctgggatCTCCAGCTGAGGCACTGGGCTTTGCTGCCTCACCAGGACCAATGAGTTCTGGAAGCCTACAAAAATCTCTTGCCATGTGGAGAGGAACCTTAAAGCTGAGACagtctgggtgaggctgtgggttGGGTGCCCCTGGGGTGGGTAAGCAGGCATCTGAGTGCCCTCCACTGCACAGAGCCAAGCTGAAGTTGGCTTCCtcgtggcagggagctggagaagcaaAGGGAGAGCACAGCCAGCGACATCCTTCAGAagaagcaggaggctgaggctgcGGTGAGTTGCTCTCATAAGGAATCCTccctctgtgctggggctgcccctgccctgggcactgctcctgACACTCTGCCGCCTGCGCTGCCCCAGGTCCGGCTGATGCAGGAGTCTGTCCGCAGGATAATCGAAGCGGAGGAGGCCAGGATGGGTAAGGCTGGCAGCACTCCTGCCTTGTTCCACGAGCTGCGAGTGGGGAAGGAAGAGCGAGAGGCtggctgggtgaggaggaggagggcaaggTGGTATTCCTCTGTTTCCTCTGCTAACCAAGCACggtgctgctggtgcagtgggGAAGTCTCACTGGGATTTAGCTTCTGGTGCCCGAGCTTAGGAGGGCACCAGAAGCTAAAAACTGAATGTTTTCCTGGGACTCACTGTGAGGTGGATCAGACTGAGGACAAGAGGCTGTGgtcagctctcagcagcagaggcatcTGTAAATGTGTGATAGTTTCAGCCTGACGTTTAGCTTTCACTGGTCTTCAGCTTACAGTTTGCTCCTGGATCACAGTGGAAACCTGTTCCTGATGTTTGCTAGCAATTTCCAAGCGTGTGCCAAAGTGAGCTGACATTCGAgtgtgctgccacagcagcctggcactgaagtcTTGTTCCAGTGCTGGAAGTTGCTAGCAAAGACTCATGCAGACCTGTGCTGTCTGGAGAAGCAtgagtgcaggctggaggatgcAGATCTTGCTGAACCAAGAGCTGATGCTGAGCTGCTTTTTGtgtcagcctggctggggctgagAAGCCTTCAGCACAGCTGTGGTTTGCTGTGCACTGCAGGGCTGATCGTAGTGAACGCCTGGTACGGGAAGTTCGTGAATGACAACAGCAGGAGAAACGAGAAGGTGAAGGTGATAGACGTGactgtgcccctgcagtgcttGGTGAAggactccaagctcatcctgacAGAGGCCTCCAAGGTACTCAGTTGTTCTGTCAGCCCAGCCTCAAGGGTTCCAGCATCTGGCTCCATTTTGACTGAACCCtgtgctgccctgccaggggcttctccctctgcttgcagctggtGACTGCAGATGAAGCTGCTGGAGCCATTGGCACACCAAGTGTTAGCAAACTCAGGGAGCTTCTGTTTGGGTATTTCCAGTGCCACAGGAACAGCATCTCCAGACTTGCAGTGTGGGCCTATGTGTGTCAC
This is a stretch of genomic DNA from Pogoniulus pusillus isolate bPogPus1 chromosome 36, bPogPus1.pri, whole genome shotgun sequence. It encodes these proteins:
- the DNAJC11 gene encoding dnaJ homolog subfamily C member 11 — protein: MAAALGEDVPDNEDYYSLLNVRREASQEELKAAYRRLCMLYHPDKHRDPELKTQAERLFNLVHQAYEVLSDPQTRAIYDIYGRRGLEMEGWEVVERKRTPAEIREEFERLQREREERRLQQRTNPKGTISVGIDATDLFDRYDEEYEDVPGSGFPQIEINKMHISQSIEAPLTATDTAILSGNLSTQNGNGGGSINIALRRVTSAKGWGELEFGAGDLQGPLFGLKIFRNLTPRCFITTNCALQFSSRGVRPGLTTVLARNLDKNTMGYLQWRWGIQSAMNTSIVRDTKSSHFTVALQLGIPHSFVMVSYQHKFQDEDQTRVKGSLKAGFFGTIVEYGAERKISRHSILGATVSVGVPQGVSLKIKLNRASQTYFFPVHLTDQLLPSAVFYATVGPLVVYFAMHRLIIKPYLRAQKERELEKQRESTASDILQKKQEAEAAVRLMQESVRRIIEAEEARMGLIVVNAWYGKFVNDNSRRNEKVKVIDVTVPLQCLVKDSKLILTEASKAGLPGFYDPCVGEEKSLKVLYQFRGVLHQVMSADNEALRIPKQSHRIDADG